One stretch of Penaeus chinensis breed Huanghai No. 1 chromosome 27, ASM1920278v2, whole genome shotgun sequence DNA includes these proteins:
- the LOC125039673 gene encoding integral membrane protein GPR155-like isoform X4 — protein sequence MAFSKPLKRIIRLALWITFFCGYGQLEFLKMNATEDGLVEGGGSTGVPFLEEDSTDLSSVAFSNLYPAVIECFVIILCGYLAGRGNLISQTESKGLNTFVGTFSLPSLIFMSMAQLDFSSVNWLFLLSICISKATVFFLVVVITLLVHRPMDFGKAGLFAIFCTQSNDFALGYPIIAALYGKSHPEFASYLYLVAPISLVFLNPIGFIFMEIGKRHRSNQEGEEGSSARRKENGCQMVLYIGRDVLLNPIVLMTAMGIVGNFIFDHKLPNILEGILKVMGQAFSASALFLLGLRMVGKVQTLRGSGLVVPGILIATKTLILPLVTREVVSLLQPGNSTNQTADYSNYGFLYGTFPTAPGVFVFASHYNIAVDLMASAMVACTFLSAPLMFVSAKMVTLVKINPLDYVKELESILFNVSIIGLICAVWVVIIFSLSRKWRKVPHFVTLCLSLSQGMACIGALLWSVMDCNHTWKLYLQFVLFSWGVFSSRLWTAILAITLFLLRWRSLCFVLRLRPFLAIIGWGLPGILVTVLILMVQQETDVADKHDPNFQYGSAQAVVALLLLWFSLFTTMVCLILHQRHEKRYAQYESLLNLDDPDDPRGSRSARSSAQSSPRSSTVDRPKLTSNGVLNGSSIVDMEEMINYARDPEQFEDQLSSDSDSLFSPHDELSTGNRYRNESRERDDISDIVQRHVSSAQLTEPEETTIVRDRDDEFQMMRHVVLLLFLCGSMIVGFALCMWTLVTEEVNGVYVELVFLDIVLNFGQAFFTAAIFGLDSKLIVMPLLKWWRRMCHGAATVKLPTWNDLDSLTRQTCDQFTTYHMDKCIKDIVRDRRWRLKNLPAVFGGKELVDWLLMVGLARDRTDAIKYGRQLLQGRVIRHIDNLHHFHDQPLFYTFNTGEGNNCQ from the exons ATGGCTTTTTCAAAACCCTTAAAACGTATCATAAGACTGGCGTTATGGATTACATTCTTTTGT GGCTATGGGCAGCTAGAATTTCTAAAAATGAATGCAACGGAAGATGGCTTGGTGGAGGGAGGAGGCTCGACTGGTGTGCCTTTCCTGGAGGAGGATAGCACCGACCTCTCCAGCGTGGCCTTCTCCAACCTCTACCCAGCTGTCATTGAGTGTTTTGTCATTATCTTGTGTGG ATATTTGGCTGGCAGGGGCAACCTCATATCACAGACAGAGTCGAAGGGCCTCAACACATTCGTTGGCacgttttctttgccttctttaaTATTCATGTCTATGGCTCAGCTTGACTTCAG TTCTGTGAATTGGCTCTTTTTGCTATCCATCTGCATCTCAAAGGCCACGGTGTTTTTCTTGGTGGTTGTGATAACACTTCTTGTACACCGCCCTATGGATTTTGGCAAAGCTGGTCTCTTTGCCATTTTTTGTACGCAGAGTAATGACTTCGCTCTGGGATATCCAATTA TTGCTGCGCTGTATGGAAAGAGTCATCCTGAATTTGCTTCCTACCTTTATCTGGTAGCTCCAATATCTTTGGTCTTCCTAAACCCCATTGGTTTCATATTCATGGAG ATCGGAAAACGCCACAGAAGCAaccaagagggagaggaaggcagttCAGCCCGGCGAAAAGAAAATGGCTGCCAGATGGTGCTGTATATTGGCCGAGACGTTCTCCTAAACCCAATTGTGCTCATGACTGCTATGGGCATTGTTGGGAATTTCATCTTTGACCATAAATTGCCCAATATCCTTGAAGGAATCTTGAAG gTGATGGGTCAGGCTTTCTCTGCTTCAGCCCTATTTCTCCTTGGGCTGAGGATGGTGGGGAAAGTCCAGACTTTGAGAGGATCTGGACTGGTTGTGCCAGGCATTCTTATTGCCACAAAAAC GTTGATCCTCCCCTTGGTCACACGGGAAGTGGTGAGCTTGCTTCAGCCTGGAAATTCTACTAATCAGACAGCAGACTACAGCAACTATGGGTTCCTCTATGGCACCTTTCCAACAGCTCCAGGGGTCTTTGTGTTTGCATCACATTATAACATTGCTGTTGATCTg ATGGCCAGTGCAATGGTGGCGTGCAccttcctctctgctcctctgATGTTCGTGTCTGCAAAGATGGTCACCCTCGTGAAGATCAACCCCCTGGACTATGTGAAGGAGTTGGAGTCAATCCTTTTCAATGTCAGCATTATTGGACTCATATGTGCT GTGTGGGTGGTGATCATTTTTTCTTTGAGTCGGAAGTGGCGTAAAGTCCCTCATTTCGTCACGCTGTGTTTGTCGTTGTCTCAGGGTATGGCTTGTATAG GTGCCTTGCTGTGGTCAGTGATGGACTGCAACCATACATGGAAGCTGTATCTCCAATTTGTACTCTTTTCATGGGGTGTTTTCTCATCCCGCCTGTGGACAGCAATCCTGGCCATCACACTTTTCCTGCTGCGCTGGCGGTCTCTGTGCTTTGTGCTTCGACTCAGGCCTTTCCTTGCTATTATTGGTTGGGG GCTGCCCGGCATCCTTGTGACAGTGCTGATTCTAATGGTTCAGCAGGAGACAGATGTAGCTGATAAACATGACCCAAATTTTCAGTATGGCTCAGCACAGGCTGTGGTTGCCTTACTTCTCCTTTGGTTTAGTCTTTTCA CAACAATGGTGTGCCTCATACTCCACCAACGACACGAGAAGCGGTATGCACAATATGAATCTCTGCTTAATCTGGATGACCCTGATGATCCAAGAGGTTCTCGCTCTGCAAGAAGCTCAGCACAAAGTTCTCCTCGATCATCCACAGTTGACCGGCCAAAATTGA CAAGCAACGGTGTATTAAATGGCTCTTCAATAGTTGATATGGAAGAAATGATAAACTATGCCCGAGACCCCGAACAGTTTGAGGACCAGTTGTCTTCAGATAGCGATAG TCTTTTCAGTCCTCATGATGAACTAAGTACAGGAAATCGTTATCGTAATGAGTCAAGAGAGAGGGACGATATTTCTGACATTGTCCAGCGTCACGTATCATCTGCTCAACTAACTGAACCTGAAGAAACCACGATTGTCCGTGATCGAGACGATGAGTTCCAGATGATGAGGCATGTGGTCCTGCTACTCTTCTTGTGTGGCTCCATGATAGTG GGCTTTGCTTTGTGTATGTGGACACTCGTAACAGAAGAAGTTAATGGTGTTTATGTTGAGTTGGTCTTCCTAGACATTGTCCTAAACTTTGGCCAAGCATTCTTCACAGCAGCTATCTTTGGCCTTGACTCTAAGTTGATTGTCATGCCTCTCCTGAAGTG GTGGCGACGCATGTGTCATGGGGCGGCAACAGTCAAACTCCCAACATGGAATGACCTTGATTCCTTAACCAGACAGACGTGCGATCAGTTCACAACATACCACATGGACAAGTGCATCAAAGACATAGTCAGGGACAGAAG gTGGAGACTTAAGAACTTGCCAGCAGTCTTTGGAGGGAAGGAACTTGTTGATTGGCTACTGATGGTTGGACTGGCCCGAGACCGTACTGATGCCATTAAATATGGCCGGCAGCTGCTCCAGGGCCGAGTTATCCGCCACATCGATAACCTTCACCACTTCCATGACCAGCCTTTGTTCTACACTTTTAACACTGGGGAAGGGAATAATTGCCAGTGA